The Fuscovulum sp. sequence GCTGGATGATGCGCGCAGGCCGTCTTGACGCTGCGCGCCATCGCTATCCTTTGCGTGACCACTGCGCCTGCTTTCGCTGAAACCGAGGTGCAGAACATGACCTATGTCTGTGACCGTGGTGTCGCGGTGCCTGTGGTCTATGTCACAACGCCCGATACATCGCTTGCGGTCATCTACGTCGAAGGCGGTCAGTTCCTTCTGTACAATGAACCCGCCGCCTCTGGCGCGCGCTATGGCTGGCCTTCAGACGGGTCCAACTACGTCTGGTGGACCAAGGGGGACGAAGCGACGCTCTACTGGAAAGACGGCGAGGCAGGGACCGAAACCGCCATTCTTACCGGTTGCACACCGGCATAGGGCGCAACCTACCGCTTCTTATACGGTATGTTTTGCGGTATG is a genomic window containing:
- a CDS encoding MliC family protein; the encoded protein is MTLRAIAILCVTTAPAFAETEVQNMTYVCDRGVAVPVVYVTTPDTSLAVIYVEGGQFLLYNEPAASGARYGWPSDGSNYVWWTKGDEATLYWKDGEAGTETAILTGCTPA